Below is a window of Humulus lupulus chromosome 2, drHumLupu1.1, whole genome shotgun sequence DNA.
CATAAATATAGGTATTTCAAAACAATCTCGTCCATTGATTATATTAGCATAGGATCAAAGTGACATTCATCACATATAGTGTGACTAAACCCATCAATAGTCATGTATACCAATACAACcaaatgacatagatcaatcatggATGTGTAGCATGGAAATTACATGCAAATGTGATCTAAGCATGCCTATCTCCAACTGGCCCTCCTTTATTGAGATCAATTATTTAGTCTTTCTAACCTTATGCTTAAACCTCAATAGAAAGAATACATTCAAAGTACTCAAAACTTAAGTCCATACTTTATCTGTAGAAGTAAACCATAAATATGTGTCAGCTTGAAAGAACATCCAAAATACAAACTCCCACTAAACCAACACAATCTTAAGCAATACCACATCCATATGAGCAATAAGCTACTGAAAATCTTAAGTGGTATATCCTTAGTGATCGGATTCAAAAAAATGGAGTTTGTCCTTATGTGTTCTATATACACCTTATTACTTTGAActtcattttaataataaataactcAAAGTCAATGTGCCTTTGACATTGCAGAGCTTATGTTGTTACTAAAATGCAACACaatcaaaaacttgttgtgatattTTTGAACTACACAAGTGCACGCAATTGcaacaaataataaattagtaAGTAACATATTGCTCCCACAAGGAATGTTATTAATTaccaaaaataatttttgattcTAATTGATTGACTATTAATAGATTCTGAATTTAATAAACTGAACgctaaaacaataaaatagaacaaAGGATAACTCAAATTAACTATTAATTCAAAGGAATGAGAATTagggttattaacttcatcaattATCCACCTATGTTTCTCTAATGCGAATTTAAGAACTCCTATTTCTATTGTGATATCAGATTACAATTATAgattatattcttactaggacttataattctctacaataagcaatctcctacatctctgtggcaaactaacatattgcaggcattaaatacataatccctaagctacacaaatcatacatTTACTTTCATCCAATATAAATCTACgattatttgactatagcataattatccttCACTTCTCAGATCTCAGGTTAAAATCATCTAAATCGTGTAATTTGTGGCCAaataatcacaagcattaagcacaagacaaataattcacaatattaaTAGGAAAATCATAAAACCTTCATTAAATACTCATAAGGtttcaagagaatccattaacaccctaaatgAAAATTAGCTCATGCTGAACATAATAAAATCCATAAAACCAAATATCAACATCACTAATCCAaaaagtaaaagcaaataatgaAATAGAATGATAGACTAGTTGATCTCCAAGCCTTTGCCTCCTTAGTGTGCTCTTTGAGTCTCCTCCTTAGGGTTTTTTTTCTTCTAGAAATCATCATAATGATGATTAAATAGTAATCTATGCTTTGGATGTGAAATCCCACTTTTGCCCCTGCATAAAATGCCATATTCTGCGAATGAACCACTAAAGCGCCATGACTCTATAATGAGGTGCCGCGACCCGTGTCCAAAATTTGGAATGCACATGGTCTCTCTCTGCTCAAGCACCACGACTCTAATAGTCTTGCGTCGCGACTCAAATTCCCTAGCTAATAGCGTCGCGACTCTCCATGGTAGCGCCGCAGCCCTAGACTTCTCGATGGTTCGACCTCTCTGTCTAATCGCAGTGTTGCGACTCTCATATGGGGCCGCCGCGACTCAAATAGGTTCCTAcagaaaaaaaattgttttgtttATAGTTTTATAGTTTTCACGAATTCCACGACTCATATTTACAATCTAAAGTCTAAAGGTccaaaattttgaagaaaaactaaaccaaaaataaaaatttaacaccaaacaaaaaacaacaaaaatacttgtccaattaaaagaattaaaatactaaaaagaacttgggatgcctcccaaatTACATTGCCGTTAACGTCATATAGATGGACGCTTGCTTCTTCTTCACAATGGTTGTAGCTGGATGATGGTCTTCACTGTATTAATAAGACCACCCAAATATGGCTTTAGTCTCTGCTCGTTCACCTTAAACATCTCTCGATCCTTTCCTTTCAACTCCACTACACCATAAGGAAATACTTTAACCACCGTAAATGGCCCTGACCATCTCGACTTCAATTTTCCTAGAAACAATTTCAATCGAGAATTGAACAACACCTGCTGCCCTGGTTGAAACTCCTTGCGAATAGGATTTTTATCATGCCAAGCTTTAGTACGCTCTTTATAGATCTTGGCGTTCTCATAGGGCTCATTATGAAACTCTTCCATCTCATTCAGCTCCAAAGACCTATGATATCTTGCTGCTTTGGCATCCATATTCAACTCCCTCATTGCCCAGTAAGCTTTATGTTCCATCTCCACCGACAAATGACATGCTTAACCAAAAACTAACTGGTAGGGAGACATGCCAATAGGAGTCTTATATGCAGTCCTGTACACCCATAATGCATCATCGAGCTTCTTAGAACAATCTCTTATTGATCTATTGACTGTCTTCTCAAGGATACTTTTGACTTCTCTATTTGACAATTTTGCTTGACCATTAGTTTGGGGATGGTATGGCAGAGCAGTTCTATGATGAACACCATAACGAGCTAGCAAGGTGTCCATCATATTGTTACAAAAATGGCTACCTTCGTCACTTATTAAAGCCCTAGGCATGCCAAAACGAGTGAAAATTTTCTTATGCAAGAATTTAAGTTCCACCTTGTTGTCATTTGTAGGTGTTGCtgctgcttccacccatttagatacataatccACCGCTAGCAAGATGTACTTATTATTGTAAGATGATGGAAAGGACCCataaaatctatcccccatacatCAAATAATTCCACCTCAAGAATCCCAAGTAAGGGTATCTCATTTCTCCTTGAAATGTTGCCAACTCTTTGATATCGACCACAAGCTTTTACAAATGTATTCGCATCTTTCCACaatgtaggccaataaaaacaacattgtaatacttttgtAGCTGTCCTTGTTGCTCTAAAATGACCACCGCAATGAAAAGTATGACAATGAATCAAAATTGACACCATCTTATTTTCAGGCACACATCGGCGAATAATCTGATATGCACAATGCTTGTATAAGATGggctcctcccaataataacaCTTTACCTCTGAATAAAACTTTTTTAGTTGTTGTCTAGACATTTTTGGAGGCACTATATTTGCAGCTAAGAAATTAACATAGTCAACGAATCACAATACCTCCTTATTCTCCTCTACTTTAAATAACTTCTCGTCTGGAAAAGCATCATTAATCTACACCTCTTTCTTACTTTGACTCTCTTCTAGTTCTAATCTAGAAAAATGATTAGCCACTGAATTTTCAGtatctccatgtcaaattcttgtaGTAGTAGAACCCAACGAATGAAAagaggcttggcatctttcttagTCATAAGGTATTTAATGGCAGAATGATTAGTGTACACTATTATTGTAATGCCttactactcagggaccgttacattgtgtatttgaaatagtgccaaactcgctaaacgagtcatttggccataatcgtgtaactaaacttgattaatggtttagggatAATTTTTTTGGCTAAAAggtacaaacgtttcactaaaacgtttacttccatacatgggatcccaaaatacatttaaaaaggttaattacaattgaaaagttacaaccagccgacctaagcggaaaaatagggtttgaccctagtttctCTTTAAAACCTCGTTCGgggtggtcgagcaaccgcatatgtacacatcgtcacctaagctcttcgactcaaggatggtccaacttccttttccccttacctgcaccatttcgcacccgtgagccaaggcccagcaagaaaacttaaacatgatcATAACCAGTTAATAACACGttccaaatcataataagtaGGCCTaacaataataaccctactcatgcatgcataccatccatataaatgactacaacgtcatatgggccaATTACCATAGATAactgattaatgaatcataccagGGCTCGTTGCCCAatatacatgattaatgaatcatactaggGCCCGTTGCCCAAAGTACATGATTAATGAACCATACTGGGGCCTgtcgccctaggatatgggactaataagtcaccctggggcccactgccctatcctttatataactagccttggagctgtCCCAACGTACCTGGCGCTGTAGTTTTCCATGACCAATGGGCCGATCAAGCATGTGTCACGCTCTTGGTTAGGCATAACCACATCGACCAGTGGTCAAtgcgctattgccgctcttgacttataagtcaatactTTTCAACCAGCGTTCCacgctattgccgctcttgacttataagtcaatgcttttcgaccaacgcTCAGTGCTATTggcatccttgacttataagtcaatactTTTTGGCCAACACTCAGTGTGCTAATggcattcttgactcataagtcaagtccggggcccaaccctaggatatgagactaataagtcaccctggggcccctttgccctatcctctgtataaccagctttagagctggcccagcgtacctggcactgtgttttccatgaccattgggtcaaacaagcgtatgatgcgctcctggttatatctaatcatatcgaccagcactcaacgcgctattccgcccttgactaataagtcaatgctttatgaccagcgttcaacgctattgctgtccttgactcatacgttaagcctttctcaattatataatgctaacatgcattaatcatataacaaatatccagatacagagcattcaatatgcttaatcaatcattcacaagcataatcataatcatgcacatttacaggggcccacGCCCAATCAAAACTACATTCAACATTCAGGCAAATCCCTAATCAcgtatatcacgtattgggtgtagatttcttacctttagtccaagcacatgTTAAGAATGAACGAccatcgagcacgatcccggttctcaGACCccagtgataacctagtcacaaccataatatagaatcccatcaataatgagcgaataaaggctttcgaaccgagtcctagcctcctggattgtaatgacccaactatttctaagaccttagatcattaaaactactagacatagctactattttgggaaacatacataagaaataacataacttcatttaaaaccccaaaataaatattgtgcaaaatacaaagtaacatatgaaatataaaatatggtatgggtacccattgatataaaacataaactttaattgtttgaaATACTAATTGcgaaattacatcaaaacataatttaaaagacttaaaaaaaataacttcatcctcgatcgtcacgcagtccattcaatccattcatcctcaacacacaagccaagctgccatgaatcttttcgccttccataaatcatttccctgcatcaagcgaaaaataaaggaataagcctaatgcccagcaaggaaaatctacaaacacataaacataagacttaatcataaacatatactataaaacataagactacaaaaacgtatatcatataggactacaatattaatggccattgactcattaacatggcatgtgataaaccatctaggtcctctgtctactaatcgaggtaggttagatcatatggtagtatatgataacccatccaggtcctctgtctactaattgaggtagggtaaatcataactctaaaccatgaaaataataaaattcttggggtttgctatctaagcaactataagccccaagcgacataaaaatactggggtttgctatctaagcaactataagccccaaatgactacaagacatatatatatatcataagataaaacataccataacataagcatataaacacataaagtctatcctattttccttaccaaaactgggatatttgagaacaagaacgagattagaacactcctaaaaaccaatagtaagaatggtgagtttctaaagaaaagagatgaaaataaaactaaaccatcaaagaagaaacttaccgagaagaacattaagttttcaagaaacttaaacacctaaccaagaatcatataCAAGAGTTAggagctgaaaagaaagaaaataaagaaaactaaagaaccataaagaactgaacttaaggatcagaataccttgaatgatcttatgaattgatctaaacctcgataccgaaatatcactatatctcacttcctaagtgtttagaaaagcttatcaTGAATAaacttttaacccaaaaacccaagtgtttctctctatagtaacactagcaacttggaggctctgaacaaatgcttgaagaatgaagaaagtggctgggtactaggtcctatttatagagttcaaggagtgaaactcaccccttttaattttaataaataaatgaatttaaaatgaaaaatatttgaattttcgttcaacagacgcccagaactcggtcaaaatcgttcaaaagcaggtccaagtggttaaggctgtttttaaatttaaaaatcctcaataTTAAAAAATGCAGCACcaggtaggcgatatatcgcctagaccattttctTGAGCCCTGTTCGAATGTTcttgcaaagtcgacgtgttttctgtatctcctgtaggcgatatatctgcccctatagctgcgatatatcggcatactttgatatatcaaacacgtattttcacctttttagcatattttgaattgaataaacaactttgactgagagcttctagatctttcttttaagtaaacaattcatcaaaatacttaaatccttaataaacacgcatatgacaagtgtcaccatcttattggttctatctaaaatttatgttataataaatgacatctctataatcagctatattaatcaaaccttatgttataattaatattcttaaattataggttacacttgtaaaatccataactgttgctatgagtgtccaactaagtcccgacatgaaccaaaatccacagaatctaacatactacaaactaatactatctactactactatctagctagctaagtaaatattctgggacactacaggggcgtcgaactctactaaactgggtagtaggattgatttcgagcccttaggtttgagttcctgtcaCTAAAACCTAAGGTGGCCAAATTTGTCCAAGTGGGCCGCGATTTGACCCTAAAGGTCGCGACACGCCTCCCAGAAAAGAGAGCCCCCTGTCTGAAATTCAAGATACGGGCCGTGACTTGCCCCTGAGAGTCATGGCGTGCCTCCGAAATAGAACCCCtcctaggccctgggttcacacgggtcatggtgccccaagaacagggctgcagcGTGACACCATGAACCCATAATTTACCCTGTTTTCCTCATCCAATTTCACCCAAAATCCAACCCAATTGAATCCCAGAGTAAGAATTAACTCCCTAAACATTGTTAGCACATAAACACCATCAAAATCCAAGCTCATCTCACTCAAAATCCTCCACCAAATCTATAATTCAAATAAAAACTCAAGAAAATAAAGGAAACTAAAActtagaaattcaaagcttaaattacctctgattaggttgttttccagctaaatcctccgactatcaagcttctaatcttccctaaaatcgttatgactctaacattgcttgaatccgagctctaaaacttgagtttctttcgaaaatgctaacgagcATCAAgtgagagaaagggagagagaacgAGActgttttatgagttttatagTTCTGAGAGGTTACTTCGAgcctaagtaaccttaagcaaatcccaaggctcggggtacctaAAAACGTCTttgagggcaaaatagtcaaaatccctagAATTCCTTCCTTATCTTTCTAACTtccaatatatcctcaaatattcattcccattacccaatatccagGTAATGtaccaaatacccaaaataccccttgactcactccgagtcaagtattggtcccgttgtgactttcctgctagcttgcttcctaggatcaccTCACGCCGAGTAAcccatatatatccacataatgatgtggtcccacacatatatcacatatatgccaaatatacccataacaagcCGAATTACGAAAATTTTCTTTTTAATCAGAAAcaggcccatatgcatatttaatatacctaaacatgcatatcaagtcatattataatataactcacataatcatataatgatacacatatatatatatatatcacataacacataatttccataatttgcaaTCCTGGCCCctgatcaaggccctaagccttattaggtaatttgggatgttacaattacCTTATTCCCAATGAGATATGGCCTAAACTATCAAAAGCGAACACAATGGCCAAAAGATCATTTTCTGTAGTAGCATAATTAACCTGAGTATCATTCAATGTACGACTTGCATAATAAATAGTTCTAAACACCTTGTCAACTCGTTGCCCCAACACTGCTCCTACTGCAcagtcacttgcatcacacatcaactcaaatgGAAATTCCCAATTAGGTGCAACTACTATCTGTGCAGAATTCAATTTCTCTTTAAGTACCTTGAAAGCATGGCGACACTTCTCATCAAATTCAAAAGGCACCCCAATTCATTAACAATGTAGATACAGGTTTTGAAATCTTGGAAAAATCTTTAATGAATCTTCTGTAGAACCCCACATGACCAAGAAAGCTTCTAAATCCTTTTACTGAAACTGGAGGTGATAAATTCTTTATTGTTGATATCTTAGCCCGATCTACCTTAATTCCCTTACTTGAAATCATTTGCACTAGAACAATTCCCTCATTCACTATAAAGCAGCACTTTTCCTAGTTCAATACTAGGTTAGATTCCTCACATCTCTTAAGAACCAGCTCCAGATTTGTCAAACAATTATCAAAAGAAGGCCCAtaaacagaaaaatcatccataaagatcTTAATACCCTTTTCTACCATTTCTGGAAATATATCTTTGGAACGTTGCAGGTGCATTACAAAGTTCAAATGACATTCTTCTAAACGCAAAAGTACCATACATGCATGTAAACAtggttttctcttgatcctcaggTGCAATGGAAATTTGATGGTATCTTGAATACCCATCCAATAAACAATAATAAATATGGCCTACCAACCTATCCAACATTCGATCAatgaaaggcaagggaaagtgatcttttctagtggcCTTATTCAATTTAcgataatctatacatatcctcCAACCTGTCACAGTACAAGTCAGAATCAATTCCTTATTCTCATTCTTAACCACTGTCATTCCACCCTTCTTTGGAACTACTTGTACTGGactcacccatgcactatcatAAATTGGGTATATCACCCCGACATCTAACCATTTAAGAATCTGCTCAAGTACCACTTCTTTCATAGCTGGGTTGAGTCTTCGCTGAGCTTCTGTAGATGGCTTATTATCCTCTTCCATCAGGATTCTATGCATCACTATTGAAGGGCTTATCCCTCTAATATTTGCCAATGTCCAACCAATGGCTAATTTATGAGCTCGTAAAACCCTCAATAACTTTTCCATCTCTGTTTTAGAAAGTCCAGCGGATACAATTACATGTAAAGTCTCCTTCTCACCCAAATATGCATAACATAAATGATATGGTAGAGACTTTAATTCCAACTCTGGTGGATGCTCAATGGATGGAAATGGTCTTTTTGGCTCTTGTTCCAACTCTTCAAACTTCTTTTTGTATGGCTGGTAAGAGTTTATCCATTTGACATAATCCCTCATCTcggcatcatcatcatcttcctcactAATTGTCAAAACTACCTCTAAGGCATCAATGTTCCACTTTATTCCCAAAACTACATTATCAATCACATCAATGCTATTGCAACTGTCACTCGCTTTTGGGTAAGTCATTGCCTTAAAATCATTGAACACGACCTCATCCCCCTGAACTCTCAATCGAAGCTCTCCCTTTTGAACATCAATTAGAGCTTATGTTGTTGCTAGAAATAGTCTTCCAAGGATAATTGGCACGTTTGTATATTCTTCCATATCCAAAACTATAAAATCTGCTGGGAAGATTAACTTATTAACTTTTACCAACACGtcttcaataatacccctagGGTGCTTGACTTAAAGATCTGCCAATTGTAATGTCACTATTGTGGGCCTTGCTTCACCCAACTCTAGTCTGCGGAATATTGACAATGGCATTAAATTTATACTGGCACCCAAATCACACAAAGCATGCTTGCATTCAAAGTGCCCAATGTTGCACGATATGGTAACACTCCTTGGATCTCTTAACTTTTGCGAGAGATTTCTTTGCAAAATAGCACTACACTTCTTACTCAATGCTACAGTTTCATAATCTCCCATCTTTCTTTTGTTAGATAGGATCTCTTTCATAAACTTAATATAGCTAGGCATTTGTTCCAATGCTTCAGCAAAAGGGATATTAATATGCAACTTTTTGAATACCTCCAAAAACTTCACAAATTGTTTATCCAGATTTTTCTTACGGAGCCTCTGTGGGTATGAGATCTTGATATGGTTCTCAATGCTTACTGAAGGCACCAATTCCTTTTCTGGGAGGCTATCAACAACCTTTTCTTCACTAGAGTCCTTCTTTGCTATGCCTTGGTCCTTTTTCTCCTGACTTATCTCCTTTGACTAAGTTCTCTTAGGTTCCTCGTACTGTGTTCCACTTCTCAAGGTGATTGCTTGGCACTGTTCTATAGGATTCACTTCAGTAGTGCTAGGCAAATTTCCTTGTGCTCTATTAGTCATCAAATTTGTCAACTATCCTATTTGCGTCTCCAAACTTCTTATAGATGCCCTTGTCTCTTTCATGAATTGGGTCAACGCATTAGGTTGTGGTTCAAGTTGCTTCATGGGCATCAGCTGTTGTGGaggtctattttgtggttgaaAAAAGCTCGATGAAGGTTGTTGATAAGATTGTTGAGTAGGTTGATTATTTGTCCAAGAGAAATTTGGGTGGTTCGTCCAACCTTGGTTGTATGACATAGAATAGGGGTTATTGTTTTGTCTCTAGTAATTCCCTATAGCTTGCACTTCTTCCATGGGCATATTATTCATATCTAAGACAGGGCGCTGATTCATTAGATGACGACTACCACCCGCCTCGCCTAAATTATGTACTTGCATGGCTTGGGATGGAAGATGGGTCTGCTGTAATTGTTTTGTTAATGCTGCCACTTGTGTTGTAAGCATGGAAATAACATCCAGTTCAATCATAccagccaccttctttggctATCCCCTTTCAATTGGCCATCGGTAGTTATTCATTGCCATCTCCTCTAGCAATTCACACACACTTCATTAACACTCTTGCTCATGAACGCACCTACTGCTGCAACATCTATTATGGTGCGAGTAGtaccattcaacccattataaaaattatgtactagcatccacttctctataccatgatgtgggcatttccTTAGCAACTCCTTAAATCTTTCCCATGCGTCATACAACGATTCCCCTTTTGTCTGGTAGAAATTATTAATTTTCCCTCTCAACTTTGCAGCTTTTGCTGGAGGGAAAAACTTTGCTAAAAACTTTTGGGCCACCTCCTCCCAAGTTGTGATAGAATTAGCTTGCGGTGAAATTAACCAACTCTTGGCTTGGTCTCGTAGAGAGAATGGGAATAATCTAAGTATAATTTCATCATCACTCGTTCGATTCATCCTAAGTGTTGCACATAGCTCCAAGAAATTGGCTATGTGCAAATTAAGATCCTCCGTGGGCATCCTTCCAAACTGAATAGTAGACTgtaccatttgtaatattgctagcttgatctcaaaattatttgcagCAATAGTGGGGtgtctgatgcatgaatgcactcctgtgacagtaggaagtacatagtctCTAAGCGTCCTTGGTCCTCGTTCCACTGGGACCTCTGCAATATTTGGGATATTATTAACATTACTAGCATTGTTTGCTGCATTTCCTTGATTCTCAGCCATGGCAaaatccaaccttttctttatctttcgattttgtctgcacgttctttcaatttcaagatctaccggtatgagttccttttgtctacttcatcgcatataccaataattcctgaaacacaatacaacCACAAACTGAATGAGTACTGGAAATAAAAaccaatttagaataaaaatcaattatattgatattaataatacaGCCCCCGGCAATGGCAcaaaaaacttgttgtgatattTTTGAACTACACAAGTGCACGCAAtcgcaacaaataataaattagtaagtaaggtatcgttcccacaaggactgttattaatttccaaaaataatttttgattcTAATTGATTGACAATTAATAGATTCTGAATTTAATAAACTAAAcactaaaacaataaaatagaacaaAGGATAACTCAAATTAACTATTAATTCAAATGATTGAGAATTAGGGTTATTAactgttacacctagatttcgagatgGGTAgttatgatcccgaaatctaggctcgttaggtgtaagctcgaaatatacacggtcgtcatatgatccttcagtcagacCTCTTTGTAGTAAATAACGACCTCGAAAAGCTCAAGGATATGTAGCCTCGAACATGATCTGAGCTCGAAATAACCATGGTTTGACACATATATTCCCTGATACATGTCTTACCTTTGGATGAAatgattcaagcttgggaagtgtAGGCTCGAATGAGATAGCTTCGTTAGGGGTTACTTGTTCTAATCATTGGCAAAGTTAAGCGACGAGCTCGAGATCGACTGATAGTCTCGGAGATGTAATGAATCCCGTATCTGAATTAATCAGTTGCATGCGAAcacatttattgttgtacaatcccaatgcTTAAGGGATATTGTTAAGATTGTTATctgatcccacattttatgggacatTTCCATGTACGTAgggaataatgcattaaatagcattatgttaattgattcctggaatatcttcccaaaatatgtagGAATGAGTTCTGTAACCTACTCTATAAATAGATAAGGAGACTCCATTTGTAAGGgatcgatttctgatttcttgagaaGAAACTCTGGgaaac
It encodes the following:
- the LOC133815047 gene encoding uncharacterized protein LOC133815047, with protein sequence MEHKAYWAMRELNMDAKAARYHRSLELNEMEEFHNEPYENAKIYKERTKAWHDKNPIRKEFQPGQQVLFNSRLKLFLGKLKSRWSGPFTVVKVFPYGVVELKGKDREMFKVNEQRLKPYLGGLINTVKTIIQLQPL